One genomic segment of Styela clava chromosome 3, kaStyClav1.hap1.2, whole genome shotgun sequence includes these proteins:
- the LOC144421037 gene encoding uncharacterized protein LOC144421037 isoform X1: MSGQAKDEDDQKELKNQSSTNVCPVNDLMKQLMRKFEEQDRKMEKLRNQNDRQAQELSIHKEELNHQKKKNGEMENRVRNTEENVKRVKTELEAFKLGMNILIYIYIYIICSLDYKFQEYLSTGWRRVGKLIEMSLLYLDLDSLRDIMFEQIGDDRMANEKFEKWYREKKIQKWKRIGVGFLAGGTAGTGMGGLSCAIHTPLMIAATGGAIVSSGGIVLVAMAGGLVLFGLGLGAYKLYRRYKCNQIKTAHGTKKLQVRVSFQNNDVESTEAINAG, encoded by the exons ATGTCAGGTCAAGCAAAAGATGAAGATGACCAG AAAGAGTTAAAGAATCAGTCTTCTACAAACGTCTGTCCGGTAAATGATTTAATGAAACAGCTTATGCGGAAATTTGAAGAGCAGGACAGAAAAATG GAAAAACTTCGAAATCAGAATGATAGACAGGCGCAAGAGCTTTCAATACACAAAGAGGAATtg aatcatcagaaaaagaaaaatggagAAATGGAGAATCGTGTCAGGAATACTGAAGAAAATGTAAAAAGAGTAAAAACGGAGCTGGAAGCTTTCAAACTGggaatgaatattttaatatatatatatatatatattatatgcagTCTTGATTATA AGTTTCAAGAATATTTATCGACAGGTTGGAGGCGAGTTGGGAAACTGATTGAAATG TCTTTACTCTATCTTGATCTGGACAGCTTGCGTGATATAATGTTCGAGCAGATTGGTGACGACAGAATGGCAaacgaaaaatttgagaaatggTATCGAGAGAAGAAAATTCAGAAATGGAAGCGAATCGGCGTTGGTTTTTTGGCCGGAGGTACAGCAGGGACGGGTATGGGCGGCTTATCTTGTGCAATACACACCCCTCTTATGATTGCGGCCACCGGAGGTGCTATCGTATCATCTGGTGGTATAGTATTAGTTGCAATGGCTGGCGGGCTCGTGTTATTTGGTTTGGGTCTGGGTGCTTACAAATTGTATCGTAGGTACAAATGTAACCAAATCAAGACAGCTCATGGGACTAAAAAATTACAAGTTAGAGTTTCCTTTCAAAATAACGATGTTGAGAGTACGGAAGCTATAAATGCCGGGTGA
- the LOC144421037 gene encoding uncharacterized protein LOC144421037 isoform X2 yields the protein MSGQAKDEDDQKELKNQSSTNVCPVNDLMKQLMRKFEEQDRKMEKLRNQNDRQAQELSIHKEELNHQKKKNGEMENRVRNTEENVKRVKTELEAFKSLLYLDLDSLRDIMFEQIGDDRMANEKFEKWYREKKIQKWKRIGVGFLAGGTAGTGMGGLSCAIHTPLMIAATGGAIVSSGGIVLVAMAGGLVLFGLGLGAYKLYRRYKCNQIKTAHGTKKLQVRVSFQNNDVESTEAINAG from the exons ATGTCAGGTCAAGCAAAAGATGAAGATGACCAG AAAGAGTTAAAGAATCAGTCTTCTACAAACGTCTGTCCGGTAAATGATTTAATGAAACAGCTTATGCGGAAATTTGAAGAGCAGGACAGAAAAATG GAAAAACTTCGAAATCAGAATGATAGACAGGCGCAAGAGCTTTCAATACACAAAGAGGAATtg aatcatcagaaaaagaaaaatggagAAATGGAGAATCGTGTCAGGAATACTGAAGAAAATGTAAAAAGAGTAAAAACGGAGCTGGAAGCTTTCAAA TCTTTACTCTATCTTGATCTGGACAGCTTGCGTGATATAATGTTCGAGCAGATTGGTGACGACAGAATGGCAaacgaaaaatttgagaaatggTATCGAGAGAAGAAAATTCAGAAATGGAAGCGAATCGGCGTTGGTTTTTTGGCCGGAGGTACAGCAGGGACGGGTATGGGCGGCTTATCTTGTGCAATACACACCCCTCTTATGATTGCGGCCACCGGAGGTGCTATCGTATCATCTGGTGGTATAGTATTAGTTGCAATGGCTGGCGGGCTCGTGTTATTTGGTTTGGGTCTGGGTGCTTACAAATTGTATCGTAGGTACAAATGTAACCAAATCAAGACAGCTCATGGGACTAAAAAATTACAAGTTAGAGTTTCCTTTCAAAATAACGATGTTGAGAGTACGGAAGCTATAAATGCCGGGTGA